A window from Callithrix jacchus isolate 240 chromosome 17, calJac240_pri, whole genome shotgun sequence encodes these proteins:
- the LOC144576543 gene encoding uncharacterized protein LOC144576543: MSQVAYYLGCRHKTEVPGFLLSSSNISKVASGRPPYRKYTEVKVPEGIEKSCSQQEDNKPNVRVSENRCLLSEVNYSLNCRLKTYNDQKDHDEEQKCRDSKNKHLRSQAAYYLDCRLKTEESQGDVEEEEEKGPVPPRNLQESVEEEAPQESWDQGDSTLSVPPGPSALNETLRSNLHSLEEQQVILAVDIDKIKNDQASVEDQGPPCPRLSMELVEAEEPEVFRYSLDVLYSTYAAHPEFYFTCQAYTCVIFLFVEERVRLTLDMDSRFLTTTVTRLLP; this comes from the exons atgagTCAAGTTGCCTACTACCTGGGCTGCCGGCATAAGACGGAAG TTCCTGGCTTTCTGTTATCTTCTTCAAACATCAGCAAGGTGGCATCTGGCCGGCCTCCTTACAGAAAATACACAGAGGTGAAGGTTCCAGAAGGCATTGAGAAATCTTGCTCCCAGCAGGAAGATAACAAACCGAATGTCAGAGTCAGCGAAAATAGATGTCTTCTGAGTGAGGTGAACTACTCCCTGAACTGCCGGCTGAAGACCTACA aTGATCAAAAAGATCATgatgaagaacagaaatgcagagacagcaaaaataaacatcttAGGAGTCAAGCGGCCTACTACCTGGACTGCCGGCTGAAGACGGAAG AAAGTCAAGGTGAtgttgaggaagaggaggagaaagggccaGTGCCCCCCAG GAATCTGCAGGAGTCTGTGGAGGAGGAAGCCCCCCAGGAGTCCTGGGATCAAGGTGATTCGACTCTCTCAGTTCCTCCTGGCCCATCTGCCCTCAATGAGACTTTGAGGAGCAACTTGCACTCATTAGAGGAGCAGCAAGTCATCTTGGCTGTTGACATAGACA AGATTAAAAATGACCAAGCATCAGTAGAAGACCAAGGCCCACCATGCCCCAG gCTCAGCATGGAGCTGGTGGAAGCAGAAGAACCTGAAGTCTTCCGGTACTCACTGGATGTATTGTATTCAACTTATGCAGCTCATCCTGAGTTTTATTTCACATGCCAGGCTTACAcatgtgttatttttttatttgtggaaGAGCGTGTTCGCTTGACTTTGGACATGGACAGTAGATTTCTCACTACGACGGTGACAAGACTCCTCCCCTAG